The proteins below are encoded in one region of Silene latifolia isolate original U9 population chromosome 2, ASM4854445v1, whole genome shotgun sequence:
- the LOC141633306 gene encoding uncharacterized protein LOC141633306 produces the protein MNNFREAVDDCGLREVAFEGYRFTYDNGQAGNDNRQCRLDRALCSDEWLNLFPRAKLIHLDREWSDHAPIKLILSRKESTGANRQKLFRFEQIWVGEEGCEDTIRSSWNDDEDLLATLARCAEGFQKWKGVSIGKIMRDINKKRRRLTALNEGGRSVTEVRERRKAVKEIANLLKQEEIFWKHRSRALWLKEGDRNTKYFHRKACQRKQGNYIEKLVDADGREHVGFEAISGIARDYFL, from the coding sequence atgaacaattttagagaaGCGGTTGATGATTGCGGATTGCGGGAGGTTGCATTCGAGGGATACAGGTTTACCTATGATAATGGACAAGCGGGGAATGATAATCGTCAATGTCGCCTTGACCGAGCTTTGTGCTCAGACGAGTGGTTGAACTTGTTTCCACGTGCTAAGCTTATCCACCTTGATAGGGAATGGTCGGACCATGCTCCCATTAAATTGATTCTGAGTAGGAAGGAGAGCACGGGGGCAAATAGGCAGAAACTGTTCCGGTTTGAGCAAATTTGGGTTGGGGAGGAGGGGTGTGAGGACACTATTCGGAGCTCTTGGAATGATGATGAGGATTTGTTGGCGACTCTTGCTCGGTGTGCGGAGGGGTTTCAAAAATGGAAGGGAGTAAGTATTGGTAAAATCATGCGAGATATCAATAAAAAACGAAGGAGATTGACAGCTTTGAATGAAGGGGGGCGATCAGTGACCGAGGTTAGGGAGCGTCGAAAGGCGGTTAAGGAAATTGCAAACCTGCTGAAGCAAGAAGAAATTTTTTGGAAGCATAGGTCGCGGGCTTTGTGGCTTAAGGAAGGGGATCGAAACACGAAATATTTTCATCGAAAAGCTTGTCAAAGAAAGCAAGGAAATTATATCGAGAAGCTTGTGGATGCCGATGGCAGGGAGCATGTCGGGTTCGAAGCTATCTCGGGAATTGCCCGGGATTACTTTTTGTAG